DNA from Microbacterium sulfonylureivorans:
GGAGGCCGACGAAGAGCCGAAGCTCCCCACTGAGCAGGAGCTGCTCGTGCAGATCCGCGACCTGCTCGCCGCGCAGCCGCCGGCCACCAAGGTCTGACGAGCTCGCCTCAGTAGTGCGGCGGGACGTCGCGGCGGAGCTGTTCGTCGTTGGGCCCCGCCGACTTTCCGGATGCCGCGCCCTCTGCGGGCTCGGCATCCGCCGTCCGCTCGTCGGCCGGGACCGGCTCGGCGGTGGTTCCGGGCGCGGGGGTGAGCTTCGCGCGCCGCGACCCGGGGACCCGCTCGATCCGCTGACGCCTACTCGACGACATCGATCGGCTGCGTGTCGGTCTCGACGCGCGGGGCCTCGGGTGGGACGCCGAGCATCGCGGCGATGCGCTGGGCGACGCCCGCGGGGTCGCTGTACAGGTCGAACGAGTGCACGCGCACGTAGTGCCACCCGAGCCTGCGGAGGATCTGGGGGCGCAGGCGGAGCGACTCCCGCAGCGACTCGCCGATCGTCTCGGGGTCGCTCTCGACCACGACCGCCTTGCCGTCGTACTGAGCGACGAGCGGGAGCAGCCCGCGGTAGTGCACGTCGACCGACAGGCCGAGACGACGCAGCTCGCGCGCGAGCGCCAGGGTGAGCGGATCGGCGAGGTCTTCGAGGCGGGCTTCGCGCGCCTTCGCGGCGATCCCGCCGAGGATGGCCATGAGCGTCGCCGCCCCGTGCTCGAGCCGTCCGTCGTCGAACGCGGACGGCCGGATGGACGACACGATCACCATCGACCGGCGGGCGCGGGTCATCCCCACCGTGAGCAGCCGCTCGCCGTCGGGGGTCGAGAGGTCGCCGAAGTCGCTCAGCACCCGGCCGTGCTTGGTCAGGCCGAATCCGAGCGAGAAGATCACGCGGTCGCGGCTCTCGGCGACGGACTCCTCGAGCGTCAGCACGGCGAAGGGCTCGGCGGTGTCGCGCGACACGAAGTCCGCGACATCCGATCTGCCGGCGAAGGCCGCCTCCACCGCCGCGCGGATGCGTTCCGCATGCCGGGTGCTGGCCGTCACGACCATGAGCGACTCGGTGCCGCGGTTGACGGCGTGCTCGACGACGAGCGTCACGACGCGCGCGACCTCGGCATCGGGGCTCTCGACCGCGCCGGTCACCGGATCGGGCGCACCTGTGCCGCCTTCGACGTAGTCGACACCGAGGCTGCCGCGGCCGAGGTACGACCCCGCCCACGGCAGCGAGACGAGCTCGCCGCCGTAGAACGCGTCGTTGACGAGCTCGGCGAGGTCCTCGCCGCCTGCGCGGTAGCTGCGCGTGAGGGTCTCGACCGGAAGAAGCTCGGCGAGCCGCTCGAACACGCTCGTCGGGTCGAAGGGCTCGGCCGGCTCGTCGTCGTCGCCCGGCACGCCCGCGGCCACGCGGAACGGCGTCGGCTTCTGTGTCACGGGATCGCCGAAGACGACGATCTGGCGGCCGCGCCGCAGCGCGGGCGCGGCCTCGGCGAGGCAGAGGGCCGCGGCATCCGCGAGGATCACGACGTCGAACTCGGGCGACGCCGGGATGTCGGGCACGTCGTAGGGCGACGAAAGCCACACCGGCGCCACGGTGCGCGTCAGGGCCGGGGCGACGACGGCGAGGTCGGTCGGCGTCACCGCGCCGTTCTTCAGCGCGAGCTTGAGTGCGCCCGCCTCGGCGGGGTGGTCGACGATGCCGATGCGCCACTGGGTCGCGAGCTGGGCGGCGAGCAGGGGTCCGGATGCCGCGGCATGCGCCTCGTCGACGAGCCGGAAGTCGCGTTCCAGGCGGTCGACCACAGCGGTGTTGGCGCCCAGGACGGCGCGGTCGGTTCGCAGCAGGAGCTCGAGCGCCGACTGCCACCACGCGTACTCCAGCTCGTCCGCGACCTCCGCCTCGGGCACGTGGCGGACGGAGAGCTCCGCGAGCAGCGGCTCGAGGCCGAGACCGGCGAGCTCGGTGCGCAGCGTCGCGCGCTCCTTGAGGTTGTCGAACACGTCGGAGTCGGCCGCCAGCCCCGCGAGCGTCCGCACGAGCTGCTTCACCGGGAGCGTCGCGAGGCGGTCGGGACCGGTGCGTCCGAGGATCGCGTCGACCTCGCCGAGCTCGGCATCCACCCGTGCCCACGCCACATGGACGTCGCTCAGTCCGAGCGGCACCTCGGGCGTGACACCGGCGTCGACGCAGCGCTGCCACTCGGTGCGCTGCTGCTGGATGCGCACGAGCGCCTCGTACATGTCGGGAACGTGCACGCCGGGACGGACGTACTCGCGCGACAGCCTGCGGAGACGGCGCCGATTCGGCCCGCTCATGTTCGGCGCGTCGCGGCGGGGCGCGTGCGCCTGGATGAGCTCTCCGAGCGGACGCTCGAACACCGTGAGGCTGAACCGGTCCAGCGAGTCGCGGATCCCCTGCAGCAGGCGCAGGTACGCGCCGAGCTCGGCGATCGTGTGGAACGGCCGCATCCGGGTCTGGGCGATGAGCTCGTACCCGCGCTCGAGCAGGCTCGGGATGTCGCTGCGGTGCAGCTTGCCGGCGAGGGCGTGCGCGGCACGGGCCTGCTCGGTGGTGGAGAACGACACGCCGTACCAGGGCGAGTCGTCGGGTCCGAAGCGGAATTCGCCCAGTCGCGCGGCGGCCGACAGCTTCGCCGCCGCGTCGGCGCGACCGCCGGCGAGGCGCTCCAGGGTGGCCCCGTCGAATCGGGCGGCGGTCGAGGGCGCGGGCTGCCGCGCCGACAGCGTGGCGAGCGAGCGGAGGATGTCGAGCACCGAGACGCCGAGCGACGGATGCTGCGCCGTCACGGCTCCCCGGTAGTCGCGGAGCACTCCGCGCAGGCGGACGAGCGCGTCGTCGATGTCGGCGATCTTCGGCTGCTCGGCCTTCTCGTTGCGGCCGATCGCGCGGATCAGGTCGCGCTGCAGACGGCGAGGCGACACGGCGAGCCCGGGCAGGCCGATGCCCGCGAGCCGGTGCCGGATGCCGTCGATCGTCGAGCTGCGCGCGCTCACCACGAGCACCCGCTTGCCGTCGCGGACGAGGGCGCCGACCGCGTTGATGATCGTCTGGGTGCCGCCGGTGCCCGGAAGCGTGTGGACGGCGAGCGACTGCCCGGCGGTGATGCGCGCGAGCACGCGCTCCTGCTCGGAGTCGGCGTCGAGCAGGAGCATGTCGGCCGCGGGCGGGCGCTCGTCGGGACTCGCGGGCTCGATGACCTCGCGACCCGCGGTGAGGGTCTCGCGGTCGGCGGGATGACCGGCGAGCGCGTTGAGCACCGGGTGGTCGAGGTCGGCGGCGTCGCGCGCCATCGCACCCCCGACATCGGCGAAGCTCGACACCAGGAGGCGCGGCTTGACCGTGTACGACTCGATCCACGACGTCAGGGCGCGCAGGTGGTCGATCACCGGCTGCGGCTTGAACACCCCGCCCTCGTGTGCGAGCGCCGCCAGGCCCGCACCGTCGAGCTCGATGCTGAAGTGCGTGCGCATCGCCCGGACCAGTTCGGGGTTGACCACGAACGAGCCGTGGAGCTTGAGCTCGAAGTCCGCGTGGTGGCGGCGGATCGCGAGGGGGCGCAGCAGGACGGGCGCCGAGCAGTCCATGCCGCCGATCCGCCAGGTGGCCAGTCCGACGGCGAGGTGCACGGGCTCGAG
Protein-coding regions in this window:
- a CDS encoding AAA family ATPase: MAGAEDAVPGSVVTPGDLGLAEPDVVVAHIADPERERLRLQSADLGGRSTLLHFTDASDASIEITKAHPGSLPQFITGRSTLLSNLFRDEVALRNARLAAERITAKNLELRTTRGLEPVHLAVGLATWRIGGMDCSAPVLLRPLAIRRHHADFELKLHGSFVVNPELVRAMRTHFSIELDGAGLAALAHEGGVFKPQPVIDHLRALTSWIESYTVKPRLLVSSFADVGGAMARDAADLDHPVLNALAGHPADRETLTAGREVIEPASPDERPPAADMLLLDADSEQERVLARITAGQSLAVHTLPGTGGTQTIINAVGALVRDGKRVLVVSARSSTIDGIRHRLAGIGLPGLAVSPRRLQRDLIRAIGRNEKAEQPKIADIDDALVRLRGVLRDYRGAVTAQHPSLGVSVLDILRSLATLSARQPAPSTAARFDGATLERLAGGRADAAAKLSAAARLGEFRFGPDDSPWYGVSFSTTEQARAAHALAGKLHRSDIPSLLERGYELIAQTRMRPFHTIAELGAYLRLLQGIRDSLDRFSLTVFERPLGELIQAHAPRRDAPNMSGPNRRRLRRLSREYVRPGVHVPDMYEALVRIQQQRTEWQRCVDAGVTPEVPLGLSDVHVAWARVDAELGEVDAILGRTGPDRLATLPVKQLVRTLAGLAADSDVFDNLKERATLRTELAGLGLEPLLAELSVRHVPEAEVADELEYAWWQSALELLLRTDRAVLGANTAVVDRLERDFRLVDEAHAAASGPLLAAQLATQWRIGIVDHPAEAGALKLALKNGAVTPTDLAVVAPALTRTVAPVWLSSPYDVPDIPASPEFDVVILADAAALCLAEAAPALRRGRQIVVFGDPVTQKPTPFRVAAGVPGDDDEPAEPFDPTSVFERLAELLPVETLTRSYRAGGEDLAELVNDAFYGGELVSLPWAGSYLGRGSLGVDYVEGGTGAPDPVTGAVESPDAEVARVVTLVVEHAVNRGTESLMVVTASTRHAERIRAAVEAAFAGRSDVADFVSRDTAEPFAVLTLEESVAESRDRVIFSLGFGLTKHGRVLSDFGDLSTPDGERLLTVGMTRARRSMVIVSSIRPSAFDDGRLEHGAATLMAILGGIAAKAREARLEDLADPLTLALARELRRLGLSVDVHYRGLLPLVAQYDGKAVVVESDPETIGESLRESLRLRPQILRRLGWHYVRVHSFDLYSDPAGVAQRIAAMLGVPPEAPRVETDTQPIDVVE